Proteins encoded in a region of the Gigantopelta aegis isolate Gae_Host chromosome 13, Gae_host_genome, whole genome shotgun sequence genome:
- the LOC121387572 gene encoding kelch-like protein 2, whose protein sequence is MEDVQIQLLQNIHQEMTNGSFSDIQVICNDDTTTGSRLVLAALSPYFRAMFASGMTESQTGVLKLPSVSLSEYQDILKMYFFKINLINEENCMNIFDAAEMMQLDPIKNLCIIYLNQSLDLTPENCFNWWRNLKLYNFLDLSKQALSCLTDNLAHFVKTENVIHLSKGELFEIIFEDDLTCKEDDILKVAMKWIDHNNPEQEDVQSIFENVRLDIVDRQFLVNEVAFSKIVLENSAVREMIQHVLCLALSQLTYTTRFLANQPGVFVLHHTDKLLLSCFTSEEKWEDIPPAPVDPGPYYSAACLDNKIYITGGDEQRKYTLVYDTIRKMWSIGPYLNDEHWGHCSATAGSKVYVMSGWDTSTIEEKSENEEQWQVVGDLELNRAETFPVTVGEKILVMGGQIKYDFSGQIDVNVSDFIQCFNTRTRAVTKLETKLPCTSITLRGSVHLPDVYLLDYVGNVMHIHVTDRNGKIQVENKLTAKWKCFCMDFGIVHRHGNLLYFTKDGIRKFNLAEGKEGESTFPKPPRSGEVYDVLTI, encoded by the coding sequence ATGGAGGACGTTCAAATCCAACTTCTGCAGAACATCCATCAAGAGATGACCAACGGTTCGTTCAGTGATATACAGGTGATTTGTAATGACGACACAACAACCGGAAGTCGCCTCGTTCTTGCAGCATTGTCACCTTACTTCCGGGCGATGTTTGCATCAGGCATGACAGAGAGTCAGACGGGCGTCCTGAAACTTCCGTCTGTGTCTCTGTCAGAATATCAGGATATTCTCAAGATGTATTTCTTCAAAATTAATCTCATAAACGAGGAAAACTGCATGAACATTTTTGACGCTGCCGAGATGATGCAGCTTGATCCTATCAAAAATCTCTGTATCATCTACCTGAACCAAAGTCTCGACCTAACTCCTGAGAATTGTTTCAATTGGTGGAGAAACCTGAAACTCTACAATTTTCTTGATTTATCCAAACAGGCGCTTTCGTGTTTGACTGATAACTTGGCTCATTTTGTTAAAACGGAAAATGTTATTCATCTGTCAAAGGGAGAactttttgaaataattttcgaAGATGACTTAACCTGTAAAGAAGATGACATTCTGAAAGTCGCCATGAAGTGGATTGATCATAATAACCCAGAACAGGAGGACGTCCAGagtatttttgaaaatgtgCGACTGGATATTGTTGACCGACAATTTCTTGTTAATGAGGTAGCATTTTCAAAGATCGTTCTTGAGAATAGCGCTGTGAGGGAAATGATACAACACGTTTTATGTTTAGCGCTGTCACAACTTACATACACAACGAGGTTTCTCGCCAACCAACCTGGTGTTTTCGTACTACACCACACCGACAAGTTACTGCTGTCTTGCTTCACGTCGGAAGAGAAGTGGGAAGATATCCCGCCAGCCCCAGTAGATCCTGGACCGTATTATTCAGCAGCGTGTTTGGATAAcaagatctacatcactggtgGTGATGAACAACGTAAATATACACTGGTGTATGACACCATTAGAAAAATGTGGAGCATAGGTCCATATCTCAACGATGAACACTGGGGTCACTGTTCAGCCACAGCTGGTTCCAAAGTGTATGTAATGAGCGGTTGGGATACCAGTACAATAGAAGAGAAGAGCGAGAATGAGGAGCAGTGGCAGGTGGTCGGTGATTTGGAATTGAACAGAGCGGAGACTTTTCCTGTTACAGTTGGTGAGAAGATTCTCGTTATGGGaggacaaataaaatatgactTCTCAGGACAAATAGACGTCAACGTGTCAGATTTCATCCAGTGTTTTAACACCAGAACCCGCGCTGTCACCAAGCTGGAAACAAAGTTGCCTTGTACATCCATTACACTAAGAGGATCTGTTCACCTACCAGATGTGTATCTGTTGGACTATGTTGGCAACGTGATGCACATCCACGTCACTGACAGAAATGGAAAAATCCAGGTTGAGAATAAACTAACAGctaaatggaaatgtttttgtatGGACTTTGGTATCGTTCACCGACATGGAAACCTCCTGTATTTTACAAAAGATGGAATCCGTAAATTCAACCTGGCTGAAGGGAAAGAAGGAGAGAGTACATTCCCAAAACCACCTAGAAGTGGTGAGGTGTACGACGTCCTGACAATTTGA
- the LOC121387195 gene encoding coiled-coil domain-containing protein 1-like produces MKTTIMMMIMIPITNDYVYDDDVHTYYDDSDDDHDCYDDSDNDEAYNDDYDDDDDYYDDSDDGDDYYDDSDDDDDYYDDSDNDEAYYDDSHYYHDYYDDDDDDEAYYDDFDNGDAYYDDSDDDDDYYDDDDVSIVYGFLNSLDTFVNGDIGVEADDIKG; encoded by the exons ATGAAGAcgacgataatgatgatgatcatgatacCTATTACGAATGATTATGtctatgatgatgatgtccATACCTATTATGATGATTCTGATGACGACCATGACTGTTATGATGATTCTGATAATGACGAAGCCTATAATGATGATtacgatgatgacgatgactaTTATGATGATTCCGATGATGGCGATGACTATTATGATGATTccgatgatgacgatgactaTTATGATGATTCTGATAATGACGAAGCCTATTATGATGATTCTCATTATTACCATGactattatgatgatgacgatgatgacgaaGCATATTATGATGATTTTGATAATGGCGATGCCTATTATGATGATtctgatgatgacgatgattattatgatgacGAT GATGTTAGTATCGTCTATGGCTTTCTGAATAGCTTGGATACCTTCGTCAATGGGGATATTGGGGTAGAGGCTGATGACATCAAGGGCTAA